In Hippoglossus hippoglossus isolate fHipHip1 chromosome 15, fHipHip1.pri, whole genome shotgun sequence, the genomic stretch AGTAAGCAAGGACTTGTCTCCCTCTTCAGCAAACATCAAGCAGCCGTGGGTCAGATCCTCAAGCAGCAAAGCCTGAATCAACCCTGCAAAGATGACTTTCACTCCTAGTTGGATTTTCTGTTGCATTTATGCTTAAATTTAACCAATCGGATCAATCAACAAATCATTAAATACATCTCACCACACTGTGTTCTGGTGAGACCCCATTAGATAAGGTTGTTGATTCTGAAAACTGGGTTGAGATGGTAAATGAAAAAGGTGTGTATGCCGTATCATCAAGcaaaaaatgtttcaattaGTGTTGAAATGCACGGTAAGTAACACTCAGTGTTGGTCCACTGCACCCATCTCCCATCATTCGGATAAAATGGTGTTATAAATAGTCATTATATACACAAGACATGCACACATCCAAAAGACACACACTGCTCATTCTTTCTCCCTTAaaaatctgcacacacactgggacaGGCTGTGACTGGGCCAGTAGCTCAGGGCAGATGGTGTACGAGGCAGggtgctatgtgtgtgtgtgtgtgcgtgtgtgtgtgtgtgtgtgtgtgtgtgtgtgtgtgtgtgtgtgtgtgtgtgtgtgtgtgtgtgtgtgtgtgtgtgtgtgtgtgtgtgtgtgtgtgtgtgtgtgtgtgtgtgtgtgtgtgtgtttcgagGGCTTGCAGCCATCAATGGGGGACTGAGACAGCCTCGGCCTggaacacacacctacacactcacATAACATCAGGATTTGGCTACACATAGGCATATATGTTAGTAGGACAATTGTTGGTCTTGGGTCGTTAATAACCAAATAAGATGCAATATAACCAACATTAATGTTTGCAGCATAGGTTGTTTTTGGAaccattttacttttacttacaAGCTGCTTCAATCTGATCTGCCTTCAACACAAACCTCCCAGACTTGGCTGCAAATCGTTCTATAttacttttctatttttcacttttcacaaaTGTATTCTCAACTACACTGAACTGGCTTCAGCTTTTTCCTCAGTTGGAGCCAAATTTTCTCCTCACCTTGCCGATGAGCTTCCCCCTCTTGTTCATGCAGATGTAGAGGCCTGTCTCAGCCCCCTTAATGCGCACTCGGCTCCCAAATGTGTCCGTTTCCACAATGAGTTTAGCTaaggaaacaaaacagcttTGTTAGCCACTACAGCTAAGAGCTGAATGTTTTAGAAAATGCTTCTAGTGATTTTAGATTTTACTGTTTGTCTAAAACATTAGAACATGTATGAATAATATAACACACTAATGGAAAATATGTTTCCATGTATGCAGCtcaaaaacacataataaaaatTATTCCACAGGATACATGGTTGATGAAATTCTTGCAAAATCATAAAACCTTGAGTCTCTTGATTCTTTAAAGCTAAAGACACTATCATGGCAGGACCACCAAGAATGCCTTTTCACATAAATCTGCATTGACCTCGCACATATGTCTCATGTATCTCTGTATCCCAAGAAGCACTAAAAGACACAGGAAATACAGACCATTCAGAGTGCAAACATTTATGGAGCCTTTTCATGTTGCTATcaaaaagataaagacaaaaaacaagacaaaaggaCAGATCTCATTATTGTTTAACATTTGCAGAAGGACGGATGCTGTATATTGAAGGTCATTCATACTGTAAGTTTCACTGCAGGGATTTGAGATCCTCATAGGTATTAATTCAACATATTAGAAGCCAATAGGAGATTAcattctataaaaaaaaaaattgatgcAGATCCTCTCACTAACATGTTCAATTGCATTGACTGCAGTTTTAGTGGGGTCATAACACAAGTGAAGCTGGACAAGGCCTGTTTGGTTCTAAGGCTGGACATGATCTCTGTAGGTTCACCTACAGCACTAGCTACCAAATGCTTTTTCTGATATCTGAGTTTCTGTCCCTTCAACAATATAAACTTGAATCAAgtttaaaacctgcagagaatGACACTCTTCATCCATCATCCACAGCGCTAAAGGTATCAATGACaattttttccacaaatttcaGCATTTTGAAAGGGCAAAGATCAGCAAGTCTTTGAACAAATTAATGAATAGGACTTAATTCAACTAATTCTGCAAATGTGCTGGATTGCATTAAACTTCCTTCTGTCATTGTACATGCTGATTTACAACtcttgatgagaaaaataaaacatttttaatgtaatATGTGTTACAGTTTTCATATCTCAGATAGTTTTGCTCTTTAAATACTTAAGGCTGTGATTTTGGCCCTACTATACTTCACTATTTAATTGAGTTAAAATACTGGAAGGAAAGTTTTAAGTTTTCAATATGAAACAAATGTTAAGACATCTTTTGAAAAGGTGAATTCATTCTATACATTGTAGACCAATAAGACAGAATGTGACATGGATAGATTGTATGTGgtgtaaaattaaattaaaataaataaatcttgaTTGACGCTGACACTGATCACTGACACAAACTTGACAAAAACAGGTGGAATTATATGAAAAACATAGGTACAGAAACGAATTAAAAAGGAATCTAACTGTCGTACGCTGAACGGACTTCgtttgcatttttttccccGTGATTATTTCTAGAGAAGGCGTTTGTTTCGTTATTGAACTGCAGGGCAACTCTTACCGTGCACGTCTCCATCATCGGCCATGGCGTTGATCTTCTTGCTGGGCAGGACCTGGACGTGCTTGCCGCTGGTCCGGCTGTATAGCTGGTAGATACGGATCAACCTGCGGCTCACGCGGTCCGTCCCTTTACTCTGCTCGCTTACATGCTGCGTGAAATTAGGCGGGGACTGGTTGGTTACCTGTCAGAAATTGGACGCCATCACAATCAGTATGTGTACATTCTTCTtaatcttttattgttttttaggtttttttactgacactgcacttcttAAAAACGAGAGAAACAATCAGGACTCAAACACGATGAGATAAGCCACTTATATGTCTTCAGGTTGCTGTAGGACATTATACAAAGATATTCGAACGCAATGGCAGCCTGTTGTTCTCCCGAATGACAAGTGTAAGAAGTTCCATAGAAGACGCACCATGTGATTACAGGTTGTGCGTATACAACTACTTTAGAGTGGAGCTTGATTTCCCATTCTTCCTTATGTGAACTAACACATCTCCTTTCACGTCAAAACTaagttagatttttttgtgGTGGAGTTACTGCTGCTGCCGTAAGCATTGGTCATCTGTTTATCAGAGGACACGCGCTTCCTCCTGCCCCGATGCCCCGTCTGTGCCCGCGCGTCCTGTGCCAGGGGCGGTTTGGTCAACAGCACCCTGCCAGCAGGCAGCGCGATCCCGCAGCCCGGTGCATCGTGGGAGCCATCCGATATGGTTGGATCACGCAAGCCAATATTATGATGACCCCCCCTCACTTTTCCTCACTGCGCTGTTATTGCTCTGTGCGTCTCGCGTTGTGACTGGCTTGTATTTTTGagattttattaattattccatcggctaaaataaaaaaggtaaaatcttaaaacattatttgaaaagaaatgaacGAAGTGACATACCTGAGCATTGTAGCAAAATACAAATACGTGTAGTAAcctgcaaagaagaagaataacaCGCATTACGTTACTTGTAGGGGAGAAGAGTTAACAGCGTGCACGTAAAGAATGAAAGTACTCACAGATAGCTAAATCTGGATGGGATGGGTCGCATGCTGGattgaggtaaaaaaaaaaactcttccaGTAAATTAGGACCAGGACCCTGTCGCAGCTGCTAAATCCAGCTGAATTGAATTGAGGCTTCAGCAAAGTCCAGAAAAAGTCAGAGTTGCTGACAGTGATACTCATGCGCGCACAGAGGACACATTCTTCATCAAATCTATGTCCATCACGGGCTCCGACTAAAATAGTTTAATAGTAATTAATGATAGTTTAGCATTAAAATAAAGGCCGCTTATGCCAGTGCTGCACAATATTTAAGTGCACTGACACAAGCTGAGCTGAAGAAAAGcgctgtttattttttacaaacaagTTGTCCGGGCAGTCAGATTATTCCCCTAATGTCCTGAGTCTCTCTGCAGTCTTCAGGTGTGTGCGTCggtgtgtaagagagagagagaaagagaggtccCGCTTTAGAGGAGGGTCGGCTCCTCAGTGTTCATGCAGTGGCTCGATGCTGATGCTCCACTCGGCTGTGGCAGTAATCTCCTTCgctcctctgtctgctcccATCACTCTCGTGTCAAGCCTCTTGTTCGGCGCTCACACACCCCTGCTTAAAATGGCAGGCTGATATGCTAAGAACAAGCCCCCTTTTCTGAAGAACAAAAGCGGACACCCCAGTCCCTCTCCCCCCCGCTCCCCTGATTCAAAGCATTTTCTTACCTGAGGAGCGGTCCATACTTGGAAGGGAAATAGGCAAGGAGGAGCCTCGGCAGCATGCCCTGCGCGCTACCACCACAACTCTGTAAAAAGCAACGATCATGATCATGATGATGCGCATACATCGTCTCTGAGTGATGGATGGCTAGCTGATTACCTTGTAGGCccgcttcctctctctcatgcCCATTCATACTGTGCTTCTCCGGTTTTGAGCTTTCAAGTTGGTTTGAGTTGAAGCTGAAGCTGCTTGCTTTGTGTATTGACAGAACAAAGTGTGAGACATATTAAAAGGATTACGATTAAGCTTATTTAAACATCCTCTCCCTACATTTAATAAAGCGATTGGCCTCTTCTGGCTTCAATGGTTATTGATAATAATGGTTACATATTAACAGTATTTATTAACACGGAtttatgggttagggttagtattTGCTATTTAGACCTAACTAACACATAAACTTCTGGGATGCAAAGCTGCTAAAGATGACAGTGAAACATCAGTTCATTTAAACCAAGCAGACAAGTACTTACAGCCTCGTCGATAGGCCCATTTTGTGTCTGACATGAGATTAATTATCTGCTAACTGCACCCTTCTTGGGCAGAATAGCTATCACTATCTAGAAACTAGAATCTAGTAACACTATCATTATCATTTAGactttattgattgatttggCTATTAATTAGACTGCTCAGTATCGACCACAGGAAGAATACAGAAACTCAGAACTGACtaagacacagacgaagatgtcaagagagtttgtgatTACAAGAGCTGACACTGGTGTCTGTGTAttgtcaagaaaatcatgtgatctccgcagcggagcTGATACTGTCTCTGCTTGCTGCACCCGgttgctccacctctcgcctgaataatgcaaaggatttgttgctgttgtgaatgtgtctttgcggagaacctcccgctgtgttgtgcatgtgtgaaaggcaaactctggtTCTACAtcgtagccaattctctggatttaaCCAGcttgtcatgtctgaaaacggctttacgCTCAAGGACCTGGGAGGACTAGGCCAGCAAAACAATGGTTGGTTTATTTTTAAGAGTAAGATTGTGTTTGTGGTAAATAAACCCTGTTCATATTGGGTGTGGCACATTTTGATAGGACCTTATGTCTCAGCTTCCCAACCAGCAAAGATGATATTAGTGTCTGCCTGTCAAAGAATCCACCAGTGGGCGCTCCAGGGGGATCACTCGATGTAGTTTAAGCCAATTGCACCCAGTGTCCTTGATGGTGTAATATGGCTACATTAAAGACAGAGCAAAGCTGTGACTTGAGTTCTGCTGTCAGAATTCAAGTTGTCAGATAGTTTGTTTCCCAGTTTCCTTCCCTCCCATACATTAACATCTCTaagtatgtgagtgtgtgtgtgtgtgtgtgtgtgtgtgtgtgtgtgtgtgtgtgtgtgtgtgtgtgtgtgtgtgtgtgtgtgtgtgtgtgtgtgtgtgtgtgtgtgtgtgtgtgtgtgtgtgatagagagagagagagacatggccGGCAGGTAGCTGCCACTCTGGACTCGAGCTCAGCCCCTGCCCTCCCCTTAACCCCAGGAGCCCTGCATCCATCAGCAGCCCTGCAGGGGGCAAACacccctccccctcttctcctactctccctccctcttctggGGTTCTCCACTCATGACCACTGCTCTGCCAATGTGGGCAAGAATAACATGTTTTACACTCAAAATTAAAGTATATTCTCTATAGGCAGTAAACAtgtgtaaaaacactgaagcttttAGAGAGTGTAATACCTTTGAACTACGAGCATTAAGCATGTTTTTGACCCATCACTACCATGCAATTATGCTTCACAACATTTTCAGATTGAAGCTACTAAAATAATTTTGCAGCAACTAGATACTTTTAGATAGATAGGCCAGTCCTAACTGTAAGCATTCGCCCTCTGTTATTACTGTTCACAGTGTTACAGGATGGTTGTATTACAGTGCTTAGTAGAGACTGATCTGAAAAGTCTGCACTGCAGTACTACATAATGGTAATGCAAGTGATATAAAAGCAGACATAATCCTGAGTGTAATGGCTGATTACTCAAACAAACTTGTTACATTATGTCAAATTTGTTCACACTGTGCAATGCAATTAAACTGCTTAGAAAGTGGAAAAGCACATTTAAAGATCCACATTAGAACATGCGTGAAAATTTCTGTCTCCAAATCAATACAATGGAGATAAATGGGTCATTGGTGATTGCATTATATTTTAGAAAATTTAGAATTACAGCTATTTCCAGAGTCACTCTCTCCTAATCCATAGGTACCCAAAATCCACAGGACACATTGGAAGCTGTTTCAAATtcataacaactttattttcccCCAGAGGGCAAGTCTTAGTGGAACTGTTTCATAGTTACAATGAAATTTGTTCACACTGAAACTTCATATTGCTTGACAAATATGATACtccttttcccctcctccttctatCTCtatcctctccctctctttgccCATCTTCTCTTTAAGCTGAGGTGAACTTCTGCACACTTCTGATGCTGTGGCCCAACATTTGCAGGaaaaaccctaaccctcttCAGCACTGAAGCCAGGCTGACACAGAGTCATCCAACTATTCCTCTAACTCTGAGAAGCAATGATTTCATGAGCTTCTTATAAACAAGATTATAACCACCAGGGGAAAAATgtaccacctcctccccatgaaTAGCACAGATACATTGTCTAATACAGAAACCATAGAACCACCTGTagcaccagatttatatttggaccaCTTTTCTTCAATTGATCTTCCTGAACTAACTTCACTAGTTTTGTCCTCTTAACCAACAACCTGTCTATTAGGCTTTTTAAGGAAGTTTTTCCTCTAATTGACAGTTCCATATTAAATCAGGTTAATATGTCTTTGTTACCTGCCTACAGGCTCAGGCTGGGGGCTCAGGCTCTTGTCCAAGGACATTTATCATAGGCTGGGATTTCGGGTTgttgaccttctggttggaggacagcTGCTCTACCGCCTCAGCCACAGTCGCCCCGTTACTCCTGTCTTAGTTTGTCTGCAGTGGCttcagaatagaattcaagatcctgctcctcacaaaaaccccttaacaatcaagccccttcatatatcaaagagcttATAACACCGTATTGTCCCAATAGATCACTTTGCTCCCAAAATACAGGTTCTCTTGTGGtgtaagagtagaatgggagcctggtagctgaaggaATCAGCTCCTGTGGAATCAGCTCCTGTGGAatcagctcccactctgggttcgggaggcagacaccatctctacatttaaggtaaGACTTAAAGCATTCCTTTTTGAGTCCTtaaccatcccttagttatgctgctataggtctagactgctgggggaattCCCCAtcacttctccccttctttctgtctctctgccccccccacatttattttactacatgtcactaactttgtgttttttccctcctctctctctctctctctctccagagtGGCTACCTGCCggccatgtctctctctctctctctctctctctctctctctctctctctctctctctctctctctcgctctctctctctcgctctctcttttaGCAGgcatctctgactccagagctgcaagATTCAGataacaacaattattattattattattattattattattattattattattattattattattattattattattattatatgaactgTTGCTCCTATCATTAATTacatctttacatccataattatcactcttattgttttcattataacaactaggcagagctgaaacctgatgctgttcctggtctctctgtcctctctctccccctctaccccccctcccccctatctctctctctcttctctcccctctcctctccatttgtctctgctcaccccaaccggtcaaGGCAGATGGCTGCCCACATTGAGTTTGGTTCTGCTtaaggtttcttccagttattGAGT encodes the following:
- the fgf8a gene encoding fibroblast growth factor 8 isoform X2, which encodes MRPIPSRFSYLLLHVFVFCYNAQVTNQSPPNFTQHVSEQSKGTDRVSRRLIRIYQLYSRTSGKHVQVLPSKKINAMADDGDVHAKLIVETDTFGSRVRIKGAETGLYICMNKRGKLIGKKNGHGRDCIFTEIVLENNYTALRNAHYEGWYMAFTRRGRPRKGSRTRQHQREVHFMKRLPKGQQPAHPSYQRPFDFIHYSFSQRTKRTRYSLEE
- the fgf8a gene encoding fibroblast growth factor 8 isoform X1 yields the protein MNGHEREEAGLQGNQLAIHHSETMYAHHHDHDRCFLQSCGGSAQGMLPRLLLAYFPSKYGPLLRLLHVFVFCYNAQVTNQSPPNFTQHVSEQSKGTDRVSRRLIRIYQLYSRTSGKHVQVLPSKKINAMADDGDVHAKLIVETDTFGSRVRIKGAETGLYICMNKRGKLIGKKNGHGRDCIFTEIVLENNYTALRNAHYEGWYMAFTRRGRPRKGSRTRQHQREVHFMKRLPKGQQPAHPSYQRPFDFIHYSFSQRTKRTRYSLEE